Proteins encoded in a region of the Raphanus sativus cultivar WK10039 chromosome 8, ASM80110v3, whole genome shotgun sequence genome:
- the LOC108821630 gene encoding allantoate deiminase-like, whose amino-acid sequence MDQVIAFSDEEGVRFQSTFLGSAALAGIMPVSRLEVTDKSGISVQDALKENTIDISEENLLQLKYDPASVWGCVEVHNEKGPVLEWVG is encoded by the exons ATGGATCAGGTGATTGCGTTTAGTGATGAGGAAGGTGTGAGATTTCAATCTACTTTTCTAGGTAGTGCTGCTCTTGCTGGTATCATGCCAGTTTCTCGCTTGGAGGTTACTGATAAGAG TGGTATTAGTGTGCAAGATGCTTTAAAAGAGAACACCATAGACATTTCAGAGGAAAATCTTTTACAGCTCAAGTATGATCCTGCATCTGTTTGGGGCTGTGTAGAG GTTCACAATGAGAAAGGGCCTGTGCTTGAATGGGTTGGTTAA
- the LOC108839247 gene encoding protein DETOXIFICATION 51-like: protein MCNTSTTTTTNGMAVSESQQSQIGVLLDLFSFKTFERHIKRSLLHCDNRRSPLMSEAVTEAKSLFTLAFPIAVTALVIYLRSAVSMFFLGRLGDLELASGSLAIAFANITGYSVLSGLALGMEPLCSQAFGAHRYKLLSLTLHRTVVFLLVCCVPISVLWLNFGRISVYLHQDHDIAELAQTYLIFSLPDLITNTLLHPIRTYLRAQAIIHPVTLATLSGAVFHLPANLFLVSYLRLGLTGVAVASSLTNIFVVAFLICYVWASGLHVPTWTNPTWDCVRGWAPLLRLAGPSCVSVCLEWWWYEIMIVLCGLLVNPRSTVAAMGVLIQTTSFLYVFPSSLSFAVSTRVGNELGANRPKTAKLSATVAIFFASLTGITAAAFAYSVRNAWGRVFTGDDEILRLTAAALPVLGLCEIGNCPQTVGCGVVRGTARPSTAANVNLGAFYLVGMPVALGLGFWAGVGFNGLWLGLLAAQISCAGLMMYVVGTTDWETEAKKAHTVTCAETVDSDHIKTVVNTVGADGESDEADLELLCTHQLT from the coding sequence ATGTGTAAcacatcaacaacaacaacaaccaacGGCATGGCCGTGTCCGAGAGCCAGCAATCTCAAATTGGAGTCTTACTCGATCTCTTCTCGTTCAAAACCTTCGAACGACACATAAAGCGAAGTCTCCTGCATTGCGACAACAGAAGATCTCCACTTATGTCCGAAGCTGTAACGGAGGCCAAATCTCTCTTCACGCTCGCGTTTCCGATCGCCGTGACGGCTCTAGTCATCTACCTTCGCTCAGCCGTCTCCATGTTTTTTCTTGGTCGTCTCGGTGACCTCGAATTAGCCTCCGGTTCACTCGCCATTGCGTTTGCCAACATAACCGGTTACTCTGTTTTATCCGGTTTAGCACTCGGAATGGAACCACTCTGTTCTCAAGCCTTTGGTGCTCACCGCTACAAACTCCTCTCTCTCACCCTCCACCGAACCGTGGTTTTCCTCTTGGTTTGCTGCGTACCGATCTCGGTTCTCTGGCTCAACTTCGGTAGAATCTCGGTTTACCTTCACCAAGACCACGACATCGCGGAACTAGCTCAGACTTATCTCATCTTCTCCCTCCCTGATCTCATTACAAACACTCTCCTTCACCCAATCAGAACCTACCTTCGCGCTCAAGCTATCATTCACCCCGTCACTCTAGCAACTCTCTCCGGCGCCGTTTTTCACTTACCAGCTAATCTTTTCCTCGTCTCGTACCTCCGACTCGGCCTAACCGGCGTTGCAGTCGCTTCTTCTCTCACCAACATCTTCGTCGTTGCTTTCTTGATATGCTATGTCTGGGCGAGTGGTCTCCACGTGCCCACGTGGACCAACCCGACATGGGACTGTGTCCGAGGATGGGCTCCTCTCCTCCGCCTCGCGGGACCGAGCTGCGTCTCCGTGTGTTTAGAGTGGTGGTGGTACGAGATCATGATCGTTCTTTGCGGGTTGCTCGTGAACCCAAGGTCAACGGTTGCTGCTATGGGAGTTTTGATTCAGACAACGTCCTTTCTCTATGTCTTTCCGTCTTCTCTAAGCTTCGCTGTCTCTACTCGTGTCGGGAACGAGCTGGGAGCGAACCGACCAAAGACCGCGAAGCTATCCGCGACGGTGGCTATCTTTTTCGCGTCGTTGACGGGGATAACCGCGGCGGCGTTTGCTTACTCCGTTAGAAACGCTTGGGGAAGAGTTTTCACCGGAGACGACGAGATTCTCCGGCTAACAGCGGCAGCGCTTCCGGTTTTGGGTTTATGCGAGATCGGAAACTGTCCTCAGACGGTGGGATGTGGTGTCGTGAGGGGGACGGCACGGCCGTCTACGGCGGCGAACGTGAACCTCGGTGCTTTTTATCTTGTGGGCATGCCGGTGGCTTTGGGTCTCGGGTTCTGGGCTGGAGTTGGGTTTAATGGGCTTTGGTTAGGCCTCCTCGCCGCGCAGATTAGCTGTGCTGGTCTTATGATGTACGTGGTGGGGACTACAGATTGGGAAACGGAGGCTAAGAAGGCGCATACGGTAACGTGCGCCGAGACGGTAGATAGTGATCATATTAAGACGGTGGTGAATACTGTAGGCGCCGACGGTGAGAGCGATGAGGCTGATTTAGAGCTCTTATGcacacaccaattaacctag
- the LOC108819481 gene encoding zinc finger CCCH domain-containing protein 49, translated as MIGETHEPYPTVQIPTWPVSEYLTSSEIFSPAMNSPDFSTLEALTALHRYLPSNEPDPDSDPEPPFGPDSPVDAYSSDRFRMYDFKVLRCARGRSHDWTECPYVHPGEKARRRDPAKCSYSGTACPEFRKGSCKKGDSCEFAHGVFECWLHPSRYRTQPCKDGGGCRRKVCFFAHSPEQLRYVQARSPDRVDSCFRAFQLSVSPVSSSPPVSPRADSECSQSLSRSLGSSYINEVTTSFRNLQLERLKSFPPYYSNPFRCYQSGFGSPRGSMLGPGFQSLPTTPTRPGNLDIWEIGLEEEPAMERVVDSGRQLRAKMFEKLSKENCMDRVKPDQNSGEAPDVRWVSELVM; from the coding sequence atgatCGGAGAAACTCACGAGCCTTACCCGACGGTGCAGATTCCTACATGGCCTGTTTCTGAATACTTGACATCATCGGAGATTTTCTCTCCGGCGATGAACAGTCCAGATTTCAGCACGCTTGAAGCTTTAACGGCGTTACATCGTTACCTTCCGTCCAACGAACCGGATCCGGATTCCGACCCGGAACCACCATTCGGGCCGGACTCTCCCGTCGATGCTTACTCCAGCGACCGTTTCCGCATGTACGACTTCAAAGTCTTGAGGTGCGCTCGCGGCCGGAGCCATGACTGGACGGAGTGTCCGTACGTTCATCCCGGAGAAAAGGCTCGCCGGAGAGATCCGGCGAAGTGCAGTTACTCCGGGACGGCTTGCCCGGAGTTCAGAAAAGGCAGTTGCAAGAAAGGGGACTCTTGCGAGTTTGCTCACGGAGTTTTCGAGTGTTGGCTTCATCCTTCACGTTACCGGACTCAGCCGTGTAAAGACGGCGGTGGATGTCGCCGgaaagtttgtttctttgctCACTCGCCGGAGCAGCTTAGGTATGTCCAGGCACGAAGCCCTGATCGGGTCGATTCCTGCTTTAGAGCGTTTCAGCTCTCGGTATCGCCTGTTTCTAGTTCGCCGCCGGTGAGTCCGAGAGCTGACTCGGAGTGTTCTCAGTCACTGAGTCGCTCGCTCGGGTCTAGTTATATAAACGAGGTGACGACGTCGTTTAGGAACTTACAGCTTGAGAGATTGAAATCATTTCCTCCGTATTATAGCAATCCGTTTCGGTGCTACCAATCGGGATTCGGGTCGCCCCGAGGATCCATGTTGGGTCCTGGGTTTCAGAGTCTTCCCACAACGCCGACCCGACCCGGTAATCTGGATATTTGGGAGATTGGTTTAGAGGAAGAGCCCGCAATGGAGCGGGTCGTAGATTCGGGTCGTCAACTACGAGCGAAGATGTTTGAGAAACTGAGCAAGGAGAATTGCATGGATCGGGTAAAACCAGATCAAAATTCGGGTGAAGCTCCTGATGTCAGGTGGGTATCTGAGCTGGTGATGTAA